In the Drosophila virilis strain 15010-1051.87 chromosome 4, Dvir_AGI_RSII-ME, whole genome shotgun sequence genome, tataatATTGACTTGAGCTCTCCTCAATAAGAGATTATATTATAGATCGCAAATTTTAGCTGATAAGGGAGCACTGAgctatattaaattattagaagcaacaacaaataagaTGCACTCTCCACTCCCGACTTATCAATATACAATAAGACTGTGAACTCAGTTCAGTATTGCCTAGGCATTCGAAAACATTGGATCAGTGGAAATCGAATATGATGgaattgtgttttgttttgttactCGGGCTCATCTGGAGCTGCGGCTCTGATACACCAGAAACTTACCTTCTAAAGACACAAAGGTATGCGTACAAGCATTCAATTTTTATCTCCCGGATACAAATGTGTAGCCAATAAACGATATTATACCTAATCTAAGTCATAAACAGTTTCCAAATAATCCAAAagtcatacatatatattttctctgtTTGAGAAATGAAACGCTAACCGGGCAATTCCGGGGGATACCAACAAGATCCTAGGATActttaaacataaacatagcTGGCCATAGTTAAattcagaatatatataattttattccGACAGCCTGCCGACAGATCGCAATTTTATGCCCAGCCTATCAAATGGCCATTTGGGCTATACGGTATTTGGCGATGCTATATTTATGAATGGCGTATACAATGGAGCTGCTGGAAACAGCAAAAGAGCACGAATTCCTAATTGGATAAATATAACTGCGGAGTTATGTGATCGACTTAGCTGCCAGATAAACAATGAGGCCACTGACATTAGCTATGAGATGGACCTGCGCGGCGGCTTCTTTCGACATAGCAGAAGTTTTGTATCCATGGGCCTAACTCTGGAACAACGAACCTATCCACATAGGTATTATAATCGGGCCCTGGTCTATGAACTGTTGGCCTTCAGGCATCCAACGGTTCCATTAAACATCGGtgagaacgaaaaaaaaacttatttgctaCTTTTAATCTTagttattaaaaacttttttgcaaCTTTTAAGCTTAGTTATTAAAAGTTGCAAATAAGTTAAAATCTCGAAACACTGTCTTCCTAAAAAGTTTGTATGTACTTTGtcaaatttgcaaatttcataaatagatttaatttttatatattttatttacctgTTTCATTGTACCCAGAGCCGCAGTATCTGAAGCTGACCCAACAGCCGGGCAACGCCAGTAGCGACTTTGACTTCGAGGTGCTCAGCAATGGCAGCAATGCTGCTGGAGATTATCGCCTTATGCGCGGACGCACCAAGGTGTTGGAGCTGAAACAATTTCAGCCATATCCTCACGAAATATATGTTCTGTTCAGCGAGGCAATGGAGCAGCCTCTTAAGCTGGATTGGCCAATCGGGCAGAGGGAGCTGCAGCATCGTGTCATCATTTCCATTGATCGCCAGCGAAGTGTGGCTCTCAAAGAGCTGCAGGATGCGCTTCAGCTAAGTCCTGGTACTTTGCTGAAAAGCCATATTCGAGTCTGGACTGATTTTTGGGAAAACCAGTTCTCCATTGAACTAACGGGCACTGCTTTGGAACTATCGCGCATTGTAAATGCGGGCATTTTCTATTTGGCCAGCTCTTTGCCAACGCTAAGCAGTAACCAGGTGAATGAGCCCTACTTTGGGCTGAGTCCCACGGGCCTGGCTCGCGGCAACTTGGAGGCGGACTATGAGGGTCATAACTTTTGGGACACGGAGATTTGGATGCTTCCCGTGATCACACAGTTTGGCTTTGAATATGCCAAACAGCTGCTCGGCTATCGCTATAATCATCTGGAAGGCGCCAGATACAACGCTCAAACGATGGGCAACAAAGGCGCCAGGTGGGTTcgctttaaacaaaaatttacaatttactcCACAGATGTcgtattttaatttcttgaaATTTTCCTTGTTAGATTTCCCTGGGAGAGCGCCTATACTGGCACGGAAGTTATCAATCCTTGTTGTCCCGAGATTGCGGAACAGGAaatacacatttctccagatATATCCTTTGCACTGCAAAAGTTTTTCGCCCAGTCCAATAACTATACATGGTTATGTGAGCAGGCTTGGTTCATAGCCGCTGAGGTGGCCGAGTTTCTGGTCAGTCGGTCCACGTGTAGGCAGGCACCAAAAATCTGTCATTTTTTGAATGTCATGGGACCGGACGAGGATCATGGCAGAGTCGATGACAATGTGTATACCAATGCGGTTGCCAAAATAGCATTGGACTTTGCCGTATGGACCAGCGGCAGgtgcgacaacagcagcacgtATCTAATCGAGAATTGGCGCAACCTCAGAGACAACCTGGTTATTCTACACGATGAAGATCTGGACTACCATCCGCAGCATTTTGGCTACAAGTTGAATGAGACAGTCAAGCAGGCGGACACAATACTACTTGGATATCCGCTGCAATTCGATACCAGGTGGGTATCCATATAGTTATCTTGTATCCACCATGTACGACGTTGTCTCAAATCTCTCCAGTTTAACGCATTTGAATGATTTGCACTATTACTCGACGGTTACACGTACCAATGGACCGGCTATGACCTGGTCCATGTTTGCTGCCAATTATCTATCCACCACGGAGGATAGTCGCGCCCACGATTTCTTTGCCCGTGGTTACCAGAGCTATGTGCACACCGAGTTCAAGGTGTGGAGCGAGGTGCCCATTGGATATAAAGGCTCCGCCAACTTCCTAACTGGAATTGGCGGCTTTTTGCAAGCCCTCATCTTTGGCTATGGTGGGCTCAACTTTGCCCGTGTGGCTGACACATCACAAATGCAGCTTACTCTTCCTAATGTCCCTCCCCAAGTGGACCAAGTGCTGGTCAAATACATTCGATTTGCGCAGGGCAAATGCAGTTGGAATTTTCAATACAACAGCTCCAATGTGATTTGTACTTCTCCGGCGAATCAGGTCTTTGAACTAATCCAGGGCAAGCAACGGCGACTCTTGGGCAACAACTTTAATGGTATGTCTATTCACATAACTTGAGCTTGGATCGATTTAAATCTTTTCCCTTTCGCTATAGTGACACTTCATAGGGGCGATCCGCCGATGTACATTAACGTGTTGAACTGAGGAACAAGAAAATAATACAGGATACATTTTATACTGATaattgcttaaaataaattgcaagcaAAATAAACTTCAATGGAACCGACTTGCAGATATATATCAGATGTGCACTATACTTAAATGCTTACCAATGTTTTTACAGAACTCCATTTCCAACCGTCAAGACCCAAGTTGGCTTAACTGATCAGCCCTGGTCAAACCACAGATTAAAATCCGTTGATCTTGGATGTTTGACTCGAAGCCGGGCGGACGAACATTGTTGTTCGCTCCACTTCAGGTAatatttgtttcaattttcaaaCCGACTGTTCagaccatttttttttttaatatattttttttagacCGACCATATCACCAAATTTGAATCTTTATAGAAAACCTTTCTTGAAATCAAATCGGGAACTTTTTCGTTCTTAATTTGAAACttccttaaaaaaaataaacaaaagtacTTTTATGGCTGTTCCTTCTTTTCGTTTGAGAACAAGATTAGTttataatcaataaatatgaaGTTGAGTTGCATATTAGCGTTTTGTATGGTTCTGAACTCTAAACTTATGTGCATATGAACTACAATAAGCTTTTAAATTGTGATTTTGGAAGTTACTATTGCATTTGgttgtaaatattttctggGGTGTAGCCCAACTCTTTACTTAAACTTGGATATTGAGGCGCCACTAATGCCAGCGGTAGTTTTGTTGCTACCACTAAGCACCACGTATGGTGTTTTGGTTTCCTTTTGCTTCTGCTGAAGCATTGTTAATGTGCAAAGTGGCGTGTCCGTGGAGCTCATTGTTTTCATTAGCTGCAAAAGATGCATatgtaaaacatataaatttttaaatgatatCAAAAGGGAAAACTTACGCCATCTTGCTCCATTTTCTTGAGACGCTTCTCAATCTTATTTTTACCAGGTCCCTTGCCATGGAACTTGTGCGACAAATAGCGGAAAGCCTCTTTAAGGTTCAGGATTCGACCATTATCATCAATATAATCAAGTTTGACATTGGGCTTGAATGTTTCTTTGTCCTTAAATTCCATAATGGGACCAGCGTGGAAACGATCACGACGTCCGATTTTGTCATCCTCACTAAACATGgatgttttcattaaaaatgttagTTGGCACcaatgtttatttacttaCCCAGCAGCTTTGTCCTCAATGGAATAGTTCTTTGCCTGCAGATGCGCCATTTTTGTATTACTCGGTCGATTTTTCTCTTCCTTTTCCAAATAGCCTTTGGATAGGGCCAGGCGCAGTGCATTTGCCACGCCTGCGCCCACGTCGGGCTCCTCATCTAATATAGCTCTCTCCTCGACGTCATCGCCCAAATTATCTAAATCAGCGGGCTGCATCACTTCATCAGGATTAACCGAATTCCATGTGCCATGACTTAAGGTTGGTTCCTCCTGATTGGCATCCATATGTTCATCCAACGCCTCTGCTCTGTCAAAGTCCATCATATCATTGGAGTCCTCATTGCGATTTCCAGCCATGCCATAGGTGGGTATATCGCCCAGCGTGCGACAGAACTCCGCAGTGGCATTGAGCACAATATTGCCATCGGCGCTGCTAAGCAGGACACCGCCAGCGTCGGTAGCATCATCCACCGGCTCAGGTTTAACGTTGTGCGTAATGGATGTCACATCGATGGGCAGATGTTTCTTGATAATGTTTTCCTTTTGCTTAAGTTTGCGAGCCTTAGACAGTACGCGCtccaaatcatcatcatcgtcatgtTCCAGCTTGATTTGTGGCTTCGACTCATCTGTCATATTTACATTTTCGTCGGTTTCGCGGTTACTTCTTTGACGGCTGCCTAGATTTGAAGAGCCCGACAACTCCGCAATTGGTTCCAAATCCTCGGCTTTTAGCTTCTGGCGCAGTTTCTTAATTTTCTTCTTTGGCTTTTTAAAGCTACAGGAACAagaatacaaaatttaattggTAAAAGCATAATCTAATGGATCATAGACAAAACTTACGTCGCCAGCTCCTCGACACTGAAAGTATCTGATGCTAATTTGATATTCGTATCCTGCAACGTTTCCAAACGTTTACCAGCTAATTTGGTCTTAATTTCTAATAGCTTTCGCTTATGCTCACGCTCCTCTTCCATGTTTTCGCCAATCAAAAAGTTCTTTCGCTTCTGGGGCTGCCCCTCGATATCTTCATCGTATTTCTCGAGTATGGCACGCTCAATTGGATTTCCAAGCTCATCGTATTGCTCTTCATAGACATTATAGCCATAGCTTAGCGGATTGAGCTTTTTGTTTGCCACATTTTTCTTGTAGCGCTCATCATCAATCATATTGACATTAACCAAAGTGTCACCCTCCTCCTCGTTGAGTACGTCCTGATCTTTGAGCGTTAGAATAACTGTTCGGCCCTCACCAAAGTCATCCACGTCATGCTCAACACGTAAGCCCTTCAAATTGCGATCACCATAGGCCAATTGACGAGCCTTTTGCTTTTCCTGTTCTATTATATCGGTAACACCAAACGCCTCATCAAGTTCCTCCAACTCTTTGGCCTGCACCAGGTAAGAGACAAAATTAgttcattttatttacttgGTATCTGCAAGTTTTTTTCATATACTTACTTTGCGCAGCGCCTCTTCACGCTGATTAACAACACGCTTGTTGCGATCCACCCACTTGGAGACATTGTCTGTTTCCTCATCCGATTCGCCAAGCGTGCGAATGCGTGCCAAGCGTTCTTCGAGGAAACGCTTCTCTTTGCGTTGCTTAAGCTTTTCGCGTAGTTTTTCGGCctcctttttttctttaatattatCTGCTGGCTTATGCAAGAACTCGCCCCATTCATCCTTGTACGAAGAGAGATCCTTATCGGTGGCAGACCTTTTGTTTTCCGGTTGACTACTACTGCTGGCGGATGGCGCTGATTTGCTTGGCCCAGTTTCCACTTCAAGTGGCTTCAAGCCAAGCTTAGCACGCAATTTGTTTGTCTCTGCAATGGAGAGTACATCACCAGCACCGCTTTCCGGTATGGGCGAGTGGCTTCGTGAGCGGGCACGTTCGCGCTCCCGTTCACGTCCTGGCTCTCGCTCTCTATTGCCACGTTTACGGCTAGCGATATTGTCTGCTTTTGGCGAGTGCGAACGTTGCCGATGCGGTTGGTGGCTTGCTATTGGTGATTGTGACCGAGAACTTCCGCGGCCACGTTCACGATCTTTCACTCCTCGTCTACGTGATTCGCGTTCACGTTCGGTTTCACGCTCTCGTCGTCGCTCGCGCTCGTAATCCACATGCTTCGATATTTGCGGTGGTGGTGGGGCTGTTATTTCATGATCACGTTCTCGAACTGGTAGCTCACGCTCCCGAGCAGGTGGCTCCCGCTCCCGAGCAGGTGGCTCCCGTTCTCGAGCATGTTGTTCCCGCTCTCGTACAAGTGTCTCACGCTCCCGTGCCAATGGTTCTCTTTCCCGAGTTGGCGGATCTCGTTCCCTCGCTGGCGGTTCACGTACCTTCGCCCGGGCAACTTGTTCGATCGGCACCTCCACGCAGTCAGAACCTGCAAAAAGAAGGTTTAAACTTAATAAAGCTTCCAAATACGCTTCTTTTGCTCAATAGCAAGTTTGTAAGTAAAATTGTTGGCTGTTTTGTCGCGCTTTTTTCTCACACTCACAGTTTGTCGACCTGAAAACCACAAATACAGAGaagaaaagaacaacaaatctTTAGTGAGCTCAAGTCTTAAGAAGTGCAGCTCCAGGGTAATTGCGTGGCATAAAGCATATAGAATTAACCCAATAAATATCGCTTTTATGTTTAAATTGTGCTCGCCAGGTGCGCAATTACCCTTTAAGTTGGGCTGCACAGCCGATTAAGGAAAGTGCGTCACTTACTGTCCGAGTCCGACTCCTCGAGAGATATGACCTCGCTGGGTCGCTCTCGCTCCTTTTGCTTGTGGTGCTTATGGCGATGTTCCTTGTGCTTCTTGTGCTTGTGGTGTTTGTGTCGCGTCGACGTCGAGTCGTCTGTGAGATCCAGAGTTACCTCCTCATCCGGTCCGCGGTGTTGCCGTTCATGTGAGCGCGAGCGATGACTATGTTTTTTGTCCTTCTTATGTTTCTTTCCAGACGAAGAACCCATTTTCAACAATATTTGGAATCTTTTCTCAACTTTAGAAATTTATAAACGTTTTCGGtatcttttttattgttttgcctCACAACTTTTTCAACACTGTACATCGCAGTGCTGTGCGCACAATGCTGCCAACTGACTTCGTTTAGTCATTGAAGTCTATCGACTAACCTCCACATTTTATCGAGTATATATAATCGGTACGTctggcaacatttttggcGCTTTTTTTGAattaatgtataaatatacatatgttcaATTGATTGcttaacataaaaaatatttaatatttttaatgcttGATACGATTATTCAATACTATAAAACTTATCGGATGTTTATGTCGTCTATGCCCAGTCAAAATCAGCTTCAATGTTCATTAATACGTTTGTATGCGCTGTTATTACTGTTTGCATgaacttaataaatgttttgtgttgttttatATGAATAGCTAAAACTAAGgatttttatataagaatCTTAATTAATTCGGTCCCAGCGCCAAACGGTGCTGTCATCGCACACGCATATCAGAATGGAGCCATCCTTGGAAAAGGAAGTTTGTCTTATGGTGGATACGCATTTGGGATGCATAAGTTGGCTGCATTTAGTCAAATTTGGATCATTGGAGTCCAGCTCCCAGACAAATGTTGTGCCCAGCTGATTGCCAAGTGCCAGCACTTTTTGCCAGGCATTAAAGGCGAAACGCACAAACCAAATCTCGCACATTTTGTAGTCAAAATGATGGAGAACAGTGGTTGAGTCCTGCGGCTTGATTTCGTGACGCTGTGCGAACAGCTTGCCTGGTTTCCAGCACACAATTGAATTTTCGCACGACTTGGAAAAGACAAAGTCGCCGAACCATTGGACGCAATCAACATAGTTGCGATGAATGTCGCGCGTAGAGAAGTCAGGAAAATGTTCCTTGATTGTGGGAAACGGAGCCGTATTTTTGCTGGCATTAAAACTTGAACTCAGTTCAATAGCCTCCTTAATAGCGGGCTTATTAAGCCGCCAGAGCTTGAGTGAATGATCCATTCCGCTGGACATGATGCGATCACCGCGTAAATCAAAGTCTATTGATAGCACCTCGTCACGATGACCCTCAACGCCGCCAAACACTGCTACGCAAACATCTGTCTGTATATTCCACAAGCGCAGCGAGTGATCCTTGCTGCcggagagcagcagctgcggcagcacCGGATGGAACTTCAGCTCGTTTATGGCATGTCCGTGGCCAATGTAATTCTTTGAGCACTGATGTTTGATGATGTTGAAAATTCGTATGACGCCACGATAACCAGCTGCAGCCAGTACCGGGTCTCCGTTAGTTGAATCATAGGACCAAGCACAAGTGTAAAAACTTTCATCAGTCTGGAAGTTACAACAATTGTATAATACGTAATTGTTCACCCGAGATTCATTGACTTACGTCCGGATCTGCGTAGACCTGCAGCAATCGTATGCTGTCACTGTCGTCGGACACAGCTTCCATGTTGTTCTTGACGCATTCGTAGATAGACACGCGATCTTTGCCAACAGTTGCAAACACGGATTGGCTTCTATCCAGATAGGGATTGAATTGTACGCCAAAGATTTGATGATTGTGGTCCTCGCGGATGTGATAGCTGGAAACAATTTAACCGAACATGTAAAATAATtcatttcttgtattttttgcATAGCGCACCTATACTTGTACAGAGGTTGCACCATTTTAGGCGCCTTGATACGCCGGCACAGCCTTTTCAGCTTTCGCGTATTTGGCGACTTGCTCTTGCtgcgcgttgttgttgtcgttgtgctAAAGACGCTAGCAGAATCCACCGAGAGTGTGTCCTCAATATCGACACCGGTGCCGGCAAGTGCAGCCGTATTGGCTATTTCCGGCGTTGCCTCGTCTGTAAGGGCATCGCCATTTACCGATTGTTCCTCTTTACTTTCGCTAGAACTATTTTCCATAATTGCGCGACTTTTGtcttgtttactttttttttgtgctgtggCAGAGCTGCCACCTTGTTACGAAAATACCAGACTCgcgaatt is a window encoding:
- the LOC6627551 gene encoding protein-glucosylgalactosylhydroxylysine glucosidase; this translates as MMELCFVLLLGLIWSCGSDTPETYLLKTQSLPTDRNFMPSLSNGHLGYTVFGDAIFMNGVYNGAAGNSKRARIPNWINITAELCDRLSCQINNEATDISYEMDLRGGFFRHSRSFVSMGLTLEQRTYPHRYYNRALVYELLAFRHPTVPLNIEPQYLKLTQQPGNASSDFDFEVLSNGSNAAGDYRLMRGRTKVLELKQFQPYPHEIYVLFSEAMEQPLKLDWPIGQRELQHRVIISIDRQRSVALKELQDALQLSPGTLLKSHIRVWTDFWENQFSIELTGTALELSRIVNAGIFYLASSLPTLSSNQVNEPYFGLSPTGLARGNLEADYEGHNFWDTEIWMLPVITQFGFEYAKQLLGYRYNHLEGARYNAQTMGNKGARFPWESAYTGTEVINPCCPEIAEQEIHISPDISFALQKFFAQSNNYTWLCEQAWFIAAEVAEFLVSRSTCRQAPKICHFLNVMGPDEDHGRVDDNVYTNAVAKIALDFAVWTSGRCDNSSTYLIENWRNLRDNLVILHDEDLDYHPQHFGYKLNETVKQADTILLGYPLQFDTSLTHLNDLHYYSTVTRTNGPAMTWSMFAANYLSTTEDSRAHDFFARGYQSYVHTEFKVWSEVPIGYKGSANFLTGIGGFLQALIFGYGGLNFARVADTSQMQLTLPNVPPQVDQVLVKYIRFAQGKCSWNFQYNSSNVICTSPANQVFELIQGKQRRLLGNNFNVTLHRGDPPMYINVLN
- the LOC6627550 gene encoding U4/U6.U5 tri-snRNP-associated protein 1; amino-acid sequence: MGSSSGKKHKKDKKHSHRSRSHERQHRGPDEEVTLDLTDDSTSTRHKHHKHKKHKEHRHKHHKQKERERPSEVISLEESDSDSSDCVEVPIEQVARAKVREPPARERDPPTREREPLARERETLVREREQHAREREPPAREREPPARERELPVRERDHEITAPPPPQISKHVDYERERRRERETERERESRRRGVKDRERGRGSSRSQSPIASHQPHRQRSHSPKADNIASRKRGNREREPGRERERERARSRSHSPIPESGAGDVLSIAETNKLRAKLGLKPLEVETGPSKSAPSASSSSQPENKRSATDKDLSSYKDEWGEFLHKPADNIKEKKEAEKLREKLKQRKEKRFLEERLARIRTLGESDEETDNVSKWVDRNKRVVNQREEALRKAKELEELDEAFGVTDIIEQEKQKARQLAYGDRNLKGLRVEHDVDDFGEGRTVILTLKDQDVLNEEEGDTLVNVNMIDDERYKKNVANKKLNPLSYGYNVYEEQYDELGNPIERAILEKYDEDIEGQPQKRKNFLIGENMEEEREHKRKLLEIKTKLAGKRLETLQDTNIKLASDTFSVEELATFKKPKKKIKKLRQKLKAEDLEPIAELSGSSNLGSRQRSNRETDENVNMTDESKPQIKLEHDDDDDLERVLSKARKLKQKENIIKKHLPIDVTSITHNVKPEPVDDATDAGGVLLSSADGNIVLNATAEFCRTLGDIPTYGMAGNRNEDSNDMMDFDRAEALDEHMDANQEEPTLSHGTWNSVNPDEVMQPADLDNLGDDVEERAILDEEPDVGAGVANALRLALSKGYLEKEEKNRPSNTKMAHLQAKNYSIEDKAAGEDDKIGRRDRFHAGPIMEFKDKETFKPNVKLDYIDDNGRILNLKEAFRYLSHKFHGKGPGKNKIEKRLKKMEQDGLMKTMSSTDTPLCTLTMLQQKQKETKTPYVVLSGSNKTTAGISGASISKFK
- the escl gene encoding polycomb protein esc, with the protein product MENSSSESKEEQSVNGDALTDEATPEIANTAALAGTGVDIEDTLSVDSASVFSTTTTTTRSKSKSPNTRKLKRLCRRIKAPKMVQPLYKYSYHIREDHNHQIFGVQFNPYLDRSQSVFATVGKDRVSIYECVKNNMEAVSDDSDSIRLLQVYADPDTDESFYTCAWSYDSTNGDPVLAAAGYRGVIRIFNIIKHQCSKNYIGHGHAINELKFHPVLPQLLLSGSKDHSLRLWNIQTDVCVAVFGGVEGHRDEVLSIDFDLRGDRIMSSGMDHSLKLWRLNKPAIKEAIELSSSFNASKNTAPFPTIKEHFPDFSTRDIHRNYVDCVQWFGDFVFSKSCENSIVCWKPGKLFAQRHEIKPQDSTTVLHHFDYKMCEIWFVRFAFNAWQKVLALGNQLGTTFVWELDSNDPNLTKCSQLMHPKCVSTIRQTSFSKDGSILICVCDDSTVWRWDRIN